The genome window TCCTTCTTAGAGTTTTACTATTACTATTTATGGTGTTATTTGGTAGCCGCCATACACCTCTGGTGTATGGCGGAGAGAGGGGGATTCGAACCCCCGGTACTGCAAGCAGTACACTTGATTTCGAGTCAAGCCCTATCAACCGCTCTGGCATCTCTCCTTATACATGACTCTCGGGACAATCCGGACATCTCTGTATATTTTTGTTTATATATTCCAATATTCTATTGGTACTTTTTAAATTTTTTACTTGCTTCTCTTTTCTCATAGCTTCTTTGCGAGATTCTACTTCTTCACAATACAATATCTCATAGGGCTTATAAGCTTTAGTTGACTTAACTCGTCCGGCATTATGTGCTTCCAGACGCTCAACCATTGCTTTGGTTTGCCCTACTTTCCATATTTTACACTTTTTATTATATATATATAATACATCGCCCTATCAACTCCCGAAATTTCAGAAAGCAAAGCTTTCTTTGAAATTTCGAGGATCCTCGAGAAAATACGTCTTGCCTTCAGCAAGGACTGTTTTCTCGGGACACTCTGGCATCTCTCCTCTATGTTCACTTATTATGTACTATATTTGCTCAGCAATGGCAACTATTTGTCTGCCATCATCAATAATATCTTTTACGTTTACATTTACAAATTCATTAACAAGGTTATTTTTCTGTTTCTTTATTTTAACTTTAAAGTAGTGCTCTGAAAATCCATAATACCAGCCGTTTTTCTCCTGTTCAATCAGTACGGTTACATTTTTGTTGATAAAATTCCGCAAAAATTTCTTTTTTCCTTCTCTTACTTTTTTTAAAGCTACATCCATTCTTGCCTTTTTTGTGGCGTAAGGTACATGATTTTTAAATCCGGCGGCTTTTGTGCCATTTCGCAGAGAATACATGAACAAATGTATATCCATAAAAATACCCTTTTCGATTATTTTTACGGTTTGCTCGAAATCTTTGTCACTTTCTCCGGGGAACCCTATAATTAAATCGGTAGTTAAAGTTATATTTTTACTTCTTATTCTTTCAACCAATTTGAGATATTGCTCCAGGGTATATTTTCTTTCCATAGCTTTCAATATTTTGTTGGTTGTTCCCTGCATAGGAATATGCAAATGCGGCGCAATTCTTGAATTTTCCTGCACCAGAGATACAATTTTGTCGCTGATTAGATTCGGCTCAAGAGAACTTAATCTTAATCTAAAATCACCTTCCAGTTGCAATATGTTTTGCACAAGCCCGTATAGATCCATTGTTGAAGAATAGGTGCCCAGATTTATACCGGTAAGCACGATCTCTTTGACACCTTTGTTCACCAACTGCCGGATATCATCAAGCACTTTTTCGGCGGGTATGGAATAAATCCTGCTGCGCACATATGGCACTACACAGTAGCTGCAGAAATAATTACAGCCGTTTTGCACCATTACCATTTTTCTGGTTTTGTTAATATTTGTTTGAAAAGCATGGCCTTCAATATTTATTTTTTTTGGATTATATTCCTTGATAACTTCTAAAAGATTGTTCTTCAAAACAACCTGACTATTTTTTATGGCAGGCAATTTGGCTCCTTCATTTTCTATGGAGCAGCCGGTGATAATAATATTGGCCTGCGGATTTTGAGAAAGCGCACGGCTAATCATCTGACGGCTTTTGCGGTCAGCTATATGAGTTACAGAACAGGTGTTAACTATAACCAAATCCGGTTTGTCGTTAAGCGTGATATATTCATGACCATAAGCGGCAAGTAGCTCTCCGGCCTGCTCGCTTTCGGCCTGATTTACCTTACAGCCCAGAGTTATGATATGAAACTTCAAATTTAGTATCTATAATGTTCGGGTTTGTATGGGCCATTTATATCCACGCCAATGTAATCAGCCTGATTTTTGCTGAGAACAGTAAGCTTGGCACCCAGTTTATCCAGATGCAGTCTGGCAACTTCCTCATCCAGGCTCTTCGGAAGACAATATACCCCGATTTTATAATCTTTGGTCCACAGCTCAATTTGAGCTAGCACCTGATTGGTAAAAGAATTGCTCATTACAAAAGACGGATGCCCGGTAGCACAGCCCAGGTTTACCAGACGGCCTTCAGCCAGTAAGAATATTTCATGACCGTCAGGGAATACATATTTATCTACCTGAGGTTTTATGTTTACCTTTTTTATTCCAGGATAATTTTCCAGCTGTTCAACCTGTATTTCGTTATCAAAATGCCCGATGTTGCAGACAATGGCCTGGTCTTTCATTTTAGCCATATGTTCAATGGTTATGATATCGCGATTGCCAGTTGTGGTTACGTATATATCGGCAAGCCCCAAGGTATCCTCTACGGTTTTCACATCATATCCTGCCATGCAAGCCTGCAAAGCGCAGATCGGGTCAATCTCGGTAACAATAACCCGGGCTTTACTGGACTGCAAAGATTGGGCAGAACCCTTGCCCACATCGCCGAAACCGCAGACAACCGCGATTTTTCCTGCCAGCATGATATCTGTAGCTCTTCGGATACCATCAACTAACGATTCTCTGCAACCATAAATGTTGTCGAATTTTGATTTGGTAACGCTGTCATTTACATTAATTGCCGGAACCAGCAGTTCTCCTCTTTCCATCATCTGGTAGAGTCTGTGAACCCCTGTAGTGGTTTCTTCGGAAACGCCCTTCCAATTTTTAACCAGCTTGTGCCAGTAATTATTATCTTTCTTAAGCATTTCTTTCAATTTGAGGTTTAGCTGTTTCTCATCCTCGCCAAACGCCGGTTTGTCGAGAATAGCGGCATCGCTTTCTGCTGCATAACCACGATGCACCATAAGCGTAACATCTCCACCGTCATCTACAACCATTTGCGGTCCTTTTCCTTCGGCGAAACTTATAGCCTGTTCAGTACACCACCAGTAATCTTTGAGGTTCTCGCCCTTCCAGGCAAATACTGCAACGCCGGCTTTGGCAATCGCGGCAGCGGCATGGTCCTGGGTTGAAAAAATGTTACAGGAACACCAACGCACCTCAGCACCCAGCGCAACAAGTGTTTCAATAAGCACAGCGGTTTGAATGGTCATATGCAGCGAACCGGTGATACGTACACCTTTTAAGGGTTTACTTGAAGCATATTTGGCCCTCACAGACATAAGTCCGGGCATCTCATGCTCTGCCATTTCTATTTCTTTACGGCCCCATTCGGCCAAACTTATATCAGCTATTTTATAATCCATGGTTTACTCCTTTACTGTCTCACAGAAATAATTTTTATAAAGTTGAATATTTCTTAAGCAGGTCCATTCTTTTTTCTATATCGTTAACAGAGATGCTTAATAATTTATCCAGGCCGAATTCTTCTACGGTAAAAGACGCGTTCACAGTTCCCACCAGCAAAGCTTCTTTCATGGTTGCCCAGTCAAACGAACCTTTTTTGCAGATGTAACCCAGAAAGCTGCCGGCAAAAGTATCTCCGGCTCCGGTAGGATCCTTAACCAAATGTAGGGGGTACGCTCCGATTGTAAAATATTCATCGGGCTTGCGGCCGAAAATTGTAGCTCCATATTCACCCTTTTTTACGATGAGATATTTAAGGTTCTGAAAATTCTCAAACATCCAGGCAGATGTTTTAATAATATTCATATTATCTTTTAAGAGCCTTATCTCGCCGTCATTTATAAAAAATATATCAGCGTACTGGAGTGCCTGTAAAAGCAAATCACGCTTGGTCTCTATCCAGAGGTTCATTGTATCCAGGGCTATATATTTGCATCTGGACTGATGAATGGCTTCAAGCAGAATATCGGGATCATTATTGGCCAGAAAAAGAAAACAACTATTGGAAGTATCCCGGGTTAAGGCCGGATGAAAATTACCCAGAACACCTATTTCTGTGCTGATAGTTTTGGCTTTATTCAAATCTTCCAGGTAGCTCCCTGTCCAATGGAAAGTTTTGCCTTCCAACACTTGAATGTCCTGTATATTGATTTTTCTGCTTTTCAATAAATCCAGGTAGTCATTGGGGAAATCCTTCCCCACAACGCCTATTATCGAGCTGGGAGCATAGTTGCTTGCGGCTATCCCTGCGTATACGGCTGATCCGCCCAATATTCTTTCGCGAGTACCTTCATGAGAATGTAATGTATCAAAAGCAACCGAACCGACTATTGTAATACTCATTGCAACGGTAATGATACCTTATTTAATTTAATTGTAAAAGTACTTCCTTTATTTTCCTCGCTGTCCACAAAGATTTCCCCATTATGCAGCTCTACTAGCTTGCGAACTATGCTGAGCCCTAGTCCTGTACTTTTTTCATTGGCTGTGGGTTTATTGCTTAATTGAGAGAAGGGTTTAAAAAGAAGCTGTATTTCCTCTTTTTTTATTCCAATCCCGAAATCACGTACTTCTATATAAATGGAGTGTTCATCTTCTCTGGCCGAAATATCAATATTTGAGCCCCGGTGTGAAAATTTCAAAGCGTTATTGATCAAATTATTCAGAACCTGTTTCATCCTTCTTTCGTCAACTTCAACCATAATATTTTCCGGGATCTGAACATTCAATTGTAAATTTTTTTCCGCAGCCATTATAATGTGTCCCTGAATAATATCTTCAATAAACGGTTTCAGGGCCACCGATGTTTTTTCTATCTGCAATTTACCGCTGCTGATATTTTCTATATCCAGGATATCTTCAATGAGTTCCAAAGCGAATCTTCCATGATTGCCGATTTTTTTAATTACTTCTTTCTGTTTTTCATTCAGGTCTCCGGCGAGCACCCTTAAAAAGACTTCACTTAGCCCCAATATTGCCGCCAGAGGACTTTTTAAATCATGGATAATCTGATTAAATATCTCTTCTTTGTCCAAAACATCGTTCATAAATGAATATTCTCTCCCTTGTGAACTTCTCTAATAATAATTCAACATTGATTTATTTGACAACGGTTTCTGCAATTGTCCCGATTATGTTTTTATCTTATGTTTATAATAGTTTACCAATCTACGGGAAATTTTTATATTATATGCTTGCAAAAGTTCTTTGACCTGAGCATCGCTTTTCCCGCGGATGTTCGGGTCTTGCAAAATATTTTTCAAAAAATATCCGGTCAGCTGAGAATTCTTTATTCTGTTTTGCAGTAAATTTTTCAGTAAAATATTTTTTGAATTGATCAGCACATATTTTCTGTTTACGAGCCTGCTGACAAAGGAATATGAAAGCCCCAGTCTGTCGGCTATTTCCTTTTGAGTTAATGGCCTTAAAAAACTCATCGATTTAAACATGCCGATATCCTGATATTCGCAAAAAAGTTCCAAAAGTTGTTTTAAAAGTTTTTTGCGTTCGTTCATATCGCGTTGAATATATAAATCAGCTATATAATCATAGTTTTCCATCATGACTACTTCCAGCTTGTTGTCTTTTCCTATCTTGATTTCCGCGCTGGGAACGATAAATTGATTCTTATCTCTTTTATAAATTTCGCCGGGCAGCTGATGTACCAGGTTTTGCCTGATAAAAAGCAAACCTTTCTCCACTTCCTGCCGCGAAACGCCAAGGAGTTCGGCCAGAGCACCAAATTGAGCGTTAACAATCAAGTCTTCATGTGCAAGTATTTTTATCAGTAACCCCTTAAAGTCTTCATCCTCCAGATGATGTTGTTTTATCTGAATAATCAGATACTCGCTGACAGACCTCGCGCCTACACCCTCCGGTTCAAGGGCCTGAAAAATATCAAGCAATTGTTGCAACTTATAAGTGGACAGCTTATATTTTCGTAATACTTTTTCTTTTACATCAGCCCAATCACTAAAAAACCCTTTCTCGTCAAGCAGGTCTACCATAAATTTCAATATTTCCTTATCCTGAGCCGGCACATACAACCTTGAAATCTGCTCTAAAAGCTGGGTGTCCAGTGATTTTTCTTTTTCATAAACCAACAACTGCTCATTTAACTCCGTGGCACCGTAACTGCCGGAATATTTGTTCAGCACATCCGAATACGAGGCAGAAAACCTGCCCAGTTTCTCGATGTACCGTCTGGTGATTTTTAATTTAGGTTTTAGGGTTAAACGCAGGCGCCTGATTGCCATTAAAGACCGTATTCTTTTAGTTTATTATATAAAGTAGCCCTGGTAATCCCCAGTTCCTTTGCGGTTTTCACAATATTACCTTTATTTTTCCCCAGAACAAACTCAATCTGGATCTTTTCCATGTTCTTCAAAGATAATCCTGTGCCACCTGATGACTGTTCAGGGACAGTGAGATAGATATCCAGATCCTGGACATCAATTATTTCGGAATTTGCCTTCAAAATTGCCCGGGTTACTACATTATCCAGTTCCCGCACATTGCCTGGCCACCTGTATTTATGCATCAAATTAAATGCTGCTCTGGAAAAAGCTGTTACTTTTTTATTAAATTCTCTTCCGCGTAGTTTTAAAAAATATTCAGCCAAAGGAACTATATCTTCCTGCCTTTCTCTGAGCGGCGGCAGGGTTATGGTATAAACGTTTATTCTGTAAAACAGATCTTCCCTGAATTTATCCTGTTCTACAAGATTTTTCAGATTTTTATTGGACGTACATATTAATTTCAGCTGAATTTTTCTTTCCCGGGATTCGCCTATTCTCACTACGGTCTTGTCCTGCAATACTCTTAGCAGTTTGGCCTGAAGTTTGGAAGACAGTTCATACACTTCATCCAGAAATAATACTCCGTTGTTAGCCAGTTCTATTTTCCCGGGCTTGTCTCCGGAAGCGTCGGTAAAAGCCCCCTTTTTATAACCGAACATTTCGCTTTCCATTAAATCCTCAGGAATAGCTGCGCAATTCAAAGCAATGAACGGCCCATCCTTATATTTGCCATTGGCATAGATAGCTCTGGCCATAAGCTCTTTTCCTGTACCCGTTTCACCTTCAATTAAAACCGAAACATCGTTATCCAGTACCGGTTTCATTTCATTTATCAGCTTGTTTATTGTAACAAAGGAACCGACCATGGAAAGAATATTTTCCGCGGCTTTGGTTTCCAGGTAATTGATTTCTTCTTTCAACAGTAATTGCTGCTCCTGCTGATTATTAATGAAAACCAGCAGCTGGTTAAGCAATTTTTGAAACTTTATTATTTCATCATGCTTTTTTTTAGAAAAAGCCTTTTGCGTGGCGCTCAGAAGAGATTCCAGATAAGCGATTATGTCTTTGTTGCTGAAATTGTTTTTCTGCAGGGTGACGATTACCTGCAGTACCTGAGCAATGGATATAAATTCTTCGGTGGTTAAAGAATCTTTCAGATGTTGACTGCTTTCAAAGATACTTTTGGCCAGATTTTTTGAGTTTCTGGCAAAAAATTCATTATTTAACAAGGAGGAATTTCGAAGACTCAGCTCCTCCATCCAGAGGTTAAAAAAATCTTTTTCTTTTTTAATCAGTGCTTTTTCCATAGCAATTTATTATATCACTTAACGGTTTCATGTTAAAATTGTAACTAAATTAACCGGAGGAGGACCATAATGCCTTACATAAATGTTAAAGTTGCCGGAAAGCTTAAAAAAAAGCAAAAAGAAGATATAGCCAAAGGAATATGCGAGTTGCTGGAGGTAGTCGCGGATAAACCTAAAAATTCAACTTATGTTGTTTTTGATGAGGTTGATCGCGAAAACTGGGCCGTAGGAGAATCGTTATTAGCCTGAAAAAATTATTGCTGGTAGACGGCCATAACCTGGCCTATCGTGCTTATTTCGCCATCCCCCATTTAAAAAACAAGGAGGGACAACCCACTAATGCTATCTATGGCTTCTTGAACATGTTATTCAGTGCAATTCAAAAAGAAAATCCCGATTACGTTCTGGTTGCCTTCGATTTGCCCGCACCAACTTTCAGACATAAAAAATATGCACTATACAAGGCTAACCGACAAAAAGCCCCTGAAGATTTTAAAGTTCAGGTGCCGATAATCAAAGAGCTCATTCTGGACATGGGCCTTACCATTGTAGAAAAGGAAGGTTTTGAAGCAGATGATATTATCGGAACAATCAGCAAAAAGGTGCAAAAAACATCACCTGATGTTTTAAGTTATATCTTAACCGGGGACAAAGATGTATTGCAGCTGCTGGACGAAAAA of Candidatus Margulisiibacteriota bacterium contains these proteins:
- a CDS encoding 4-oxalocrotonate tautomerase family protein — its product is MPYINVKVAGKLKKKQKEDIAKGICELLEVVADKPKNSTYVVFDEVDRENWAVGESLLA
- a CDS encoding sigma-54 dependent transcriptional regulator yields the protein MEKALIKKEKDFFNLWMEELSLRNSSLLNNEFFARNSKNLAKSIFESSQHLKDSLTTEEFISIAQVLQVIVTLQKNNFSNKDIIAYLESLLSATQKAFSKKKHDEIIKFQKLLNQLLVFINNQQEQQLLLKEEINYLETKAAENILSMVGSFVTINKLINEMKPVLDNDVSVLIEGETGTGKELMARAIYANGKYKDGPFIALNCAAIPEDLMESEMFGYKKGAFTDASGDKPGKIELANNGVLFLDEVYELSSKLQAKLLRVLQDKTVVRIGESRERKIQLKLICTSNKNLKNLVEQDKFREDLFYRINVYTITLPPLRERQEDIVPLAEYFLKLRGREFNKKVTAFSRAAFNLMHKYRWPGNVRELDNVVTRAILKANSEIIDVQDLDIYLTVPEQSSGGTGLSLKNMEKIQIEFVLGKNKGNIVKTAKELGITRATLYNKLKEYGL
- a CDS encoding PfkB family carbohydrate kinase; this translates as MSITIVGSVAFDTLHSHEGTRERILGGSAVYAGIAASNYAPSSIIGVVGKDFPNDYLDLLKSRKINIQDIQVLEGKTFHWTGSYLEDLNKAKTISTEIGVLGNFHPALTRDTSNSCFLFLANNDPDILLEAIHQSRCKYIALDTMNLWIETKRDLLLQALQYADIFFINDGEIRLLKDNMNIIKTSAWMFENFQNLKYLIVKKGEYGATIFGRKPDEYFTIGAYPLHLVKDPTGAGDTFAGSFLGYICKKGSFDWATMKEALLVGTVNASFTVEEFGLDKLLSISVNDIEKRMDLLKKYSTL
- the mtaB gene encoding tRNA (N(6)-L-threonylcarbamoyladenosine(37)-C(2))-methylthiotransferase MtaB produces the protein MKFHIITLGCKVNQAESEQAGELLAAYGHEYITLNDKPDLVIVNTCSVTHIADRKSRQMISRALSQNPQANIIITGCSIENEGAKLPAIKNSQVVLKNNLLEVIKEYNPKKINIEGHAFQTNINKTRKMVMVQNGCNYFCSYCVVPYVRSRIYSIPAEKVLDDIRQLVNKGVKEIVLTGINLGTYSSTMDLYGLVQNILQLEGDFRLRLSSLEPNLISDKIVSLVQENSRIAPHLHIPMQGTTNKILKAMERKYTLEQYLKLVERIRSKNITLTTDLIIGFPGESDKDFEQTVKIIEKGIFMDIHLFMYSLRNGTKAAGFKNHVPYATKKARMDVALKKVREGKKKFLRNFINKNVTVLIEQEKNGWYYGFSEHYFKVKIKKQKNNLVNEFVNVNVKDIIDDGRQIVAIAEQI
- the ahcY gene encoding adenosylhomocysteinase; the encoded protein is MDYKIADISLAEWGRKEIEMAEHEMPGLMSVRAKYASSKPLKGVRITGSLHMTIQTAVLIETLVALGAEVRWCSCNIFSTQDHAAAAIAKAGVAVFAWKGENLKDYWWCTEQAISFAEGKGPQMVVDDGGDVTLMVHRGYAAESDAAILDKPAFGEDEKQLNLKLKEMLKKDNNYWHKLVKNWKGVSEETTTGVHRLYQMMERGELLVPAINVNDSVTKSKFDNIYGCRESLVDGIRRATDIMLAGKIAVVCGFGDVGKGSAQSLQSSKARVIVTEIDPICALQACMAGYDVKTVEDTLGLADIYVTTTGNRDIITIEHMAKMKDQAIVCNIGHFDNEIQVEQLENYPGIKKVNIKPQVDKYVFPDGHEIFLLAEGRLVNLGCATGHPSFVMSNSFTNQVLAQIELWTKDYKIGVYCLPKSLDEEVARLHLDKLGAKLTVLSKNQADYIGVDINGPYKPEHYRY
- a CDS encoding HAMP domain-containing sensor histidine kinase, with the translated sequence MNDVLDKEEIFNQIIHDLKSPLAAILGLSEVFLRVLAGDLNEKQKEVIKKIGNHGRFALELIEDILDIENISSGKLQIEKTSVALKPFIEDIIQGHIIMAAEKNLQLNVQIPENIMVEVDERRMKQVLNNLINNALKFSHRGSNIDISAREDEHSIYIEVRDFGIGIKKEEIQLLFKPFSQLSNKPTANEKSTGLGLSIVRKLVELHNGEIFVDSEENKGSTFTIKLNKVSLPLQ
- a CDS encoding GIY-YIG nuclease family protein; protein product: MYNKKCKIWKVGQTKAMVERLEAHNAGRVKSTKAYKPYEILYCEEVESRKEAMRKEKQVKNLKSTNRILEYINKNIQRCPDCPESHV